CCCCGCTGCCGGTGGAAGATCTGATGACCAACCTGGACGACTTCGCGAAGTCCGTGCCCGAGGACTCGCTGCGCACCGTCGTCAACGAGCTCGGCACCGCGTTCCGGGACAACGGCGGCAACCTGCAGCGCGTGCTCGACACGACGCGGGAGTTCACCACCGAAGCCCAGCAGCACCTGCCGCAGACCCGGCAGCTGCTGGAGGACGGCACCACGGTGCTCGCCACGCAGAACGAGCAGGGCTCCGCGATCCGCTCCTACAGCTCCGACCTGAAGTTGCTGGCCGAGCAGCTGCGCACGTCCGACCCGGACCTGCGGAACCTGATCAAGAAGGCGCCGCCCGCCGCGCGCCAGGTCAGCGGGCTGCTCAACGAGACGGGGCCGCAGCTGGGCACCCTGATCACCAACCTGACCAGCACCACCGACCTGCTCGCCGCCAACAACGACGGCATCGAGCAGCTGATGGTGACCTACCCGATGGTCTCCGCGGGCGGATACAGCGTGGTTCCGGGCGACGGCACCGCCCACTTCGGGCTGGCCCTCAACATCTTCGACCCGCTTCCGTGCACGGCGGGTTACGAAGGAACCGACAAACGTGCGGGTAACGACCTCGCGCCGACACCGCTGAACACTGATGCACACTGTGCGGAGCCGCCGGGTAGCCCGATCAACGTCCGCGGGGCGCAGAACGCTCCTGGACAGTGACCTCCGACGGCACCGTGAAACGAGGTGACCCGATGACCGAGAACGCGGCCGACGCCGGCCCCGAACCCGAGAACCGCACGTCCAGGACCACGCGGTCGCCACTGCTGATCCCGTCGATCGCGCTCGCCGTGGCCCTCGTGGCGGCGCTGTTCTTCGGCGTCAGCTGGGCCGTCGCGGCCAACGGCGGCAGCGCCGCCTACGGTGCCGAACGGGATGCCGCGCTGCAGGCGGGCACCCAGTCGATCATCAACTTCAACACGCTCGACCACCGCGACGTGCAGCACGGGCTCGACCTGTGGGAGCGCTCGTCCACCGGGCCGCTGCACGAGGACGTCGTGCGCGGTCGGCAGCAGTACGCCGACAGCATCACGCAGGCCAAGACGGTCACCCAGGCCGAGGTGCTCTCCGCCGGGCTCACCGAGCTCAACGAGCGCGCCGGCAAGGCCCGCATGATCGCGGTGGTGAAGGTGACCGTGACCCCGGAGGGCCAGCCGCCCACCGAGAAGCGCAGCCGGTACCAGGCCGAGCTCACCCGTGAGGGCGCGGACTGGAAGCTCAGCGTCCTCGGTCCCGTCGCGGTCGGCTGAGCCCGGCCCGCCCCGATCCAGCTGTGCCGACTCGTTCGTACTAGGAGTGGTTCCCGTGTCCAGTCCCCGCCGTCCCGGATCGACGTCGCGGCGGCGCGTCGCCGGTCAGCGCAGCCGTTCCGGCTCCACCGCGAACAGCACCCGGATCGGGCTCAACCGGCCGGAGGATTCGGCCGAGGCCGTCGACGAGGCGGCCACCGAGGAACAGACCGGTGCGACGCCGGACACCGAGACCGGCGCGACGTCGGCCGAGGAGACCGAGGACGCGCAGGAGCAGGCGGCTCAGGCGGACGACGCCACGCCCGGCGAGTCCGACGGCTCCGAGGTGACCGCCGAGCCCGCCGATGAGCCGCAGGACGGCCCGGTCAGCACCGGCAAGGCCGGACGCGCGAAGCGCAACGGCACGACGCACCAGACCACGCCGGGCGCGGGTCAGGACGGCGCCGCCCAGCAACCGGCCCGCTCGAACCAGCCGGACGCCGAACGGCCCGGCGACGTCGACGAGGCGCAACGCGCGGAGGGCGACCCGGCCGAGCAGTCCGAGTCCGACGCGGAGCCCGCCACCGGTGGCCGCGGCGCAACCAAGAACCTGATCGCCGCGATGCTGGTGGCGACGGTGGTGCTCGCCGGCCTCGCCGCCTGGTTCGGCGTCGAGGCCTACGCCGTGCGCAACGGCAACCAGGCGCTCTCCGACCAGGCCACCACCAGCGAGGTCAACGGGCAGATCTCCGACGGCGTCGAGAAGATCTTCTCCTACGACTTCGCCGACACCGGCAAGACCGAGCAGGCCGCTAAGGACCTGCTCACCGGTGGTGCCGTCGGCGAGTACGACAAGCTGTTCGCCACCGTGAAGGAGCAGGCGCCGATCCAGAAGCTGGTCGTGACCACCACGGTCAAGGCAAGCAGCGTGACCCGTCTGGAAGGCGACCGCGCCGAGGTGCTGCTGTTCGTGGACCAGAACGCGACCCGCACCGACGTCGGCGGTCAGCCCTCGGTCGGCCCGGCGCAGGTGGTCATCAACGCGGAGAAGCACGGCGACGACTGGAAGATCGCCCAGATCACCCAGCGGTGATCCACTGCTTGTCCTTGGTCTTGGCTTGAGTAGTGGGTCGCTCAGCGGAACCTCAGCGGCCTTCTCGCTGCGGGATCGATTTCTGATGTACGTCCGATACACGGCGAAATCGCTGTCCTCGCGAGAAGGCCGCTGAGAACCCGCCGGTGGTCACCTTGCTCAAGCTGGTCGCTGCTCAGCGGCTCCGCCGCTGACAGGACAACGACCGACAACGCCGCTCAGGCAGCGGCCTTCCCTCCAGGTCGGTGGGAAGGCCGCTGAGCGAACGTGGTGCACGCTGAGTCGGTTCCCCTGGGAGCTCGGGTCGTCAGGGGCCTACGTGCAAGTGGGCTGACCAGCGGGACGGTGCCTCGGGGAAGTCCGCGCGCAAGCGGCGGGCGGCGTCGTGCAGGGCGTGCGCCGCTCGGCCGGTGTCGAACTCCTCGGAACCGAACACGGCTTCGTAGACCTCGGAGTGCACGTCCACGGCGCAGTCCTCGTCGACCTCCCACAGGGTGCCGATGACGTGCGCGAATCCCGCGAAACCCAACGCGGAGGCCAGCGGCACCGCCGCGGCCGACGGGGCGTCCACGAACGTCGAGCAGCGCCCCAGGTAGCCGAACTCGACCTGGTGCAGCCCCAACTGCCCCAGTTCCACCACGCCCAGCCCCCGCTGCGGTGGCTCCCGATCCAGCACGAGCCCCGCCGCGGGCTGGCCCGGGTACTGCGCGCTCGGTTCGCACACGTGCACCCACGCCGTGTCGGGCAGCAGCTGCTGGACCTCCACCGCCGACGTCGAACGCGGGGACAGCACCTCGGCGTCCGGCCAGTACCGGGCGAGGATCTGGTTCTCCCGCGGCAACTCCCGCGCCCCCGGCTCCAGCGAGTCGGCGGCCACCAGCGCCCGGCCGCCGTCCGGCACCGGGCGGCGCCTGGTGTCGTTCAAGGTGCTCAGCGACGGCGCGTACGAGGACACGACCCGGTCCAGGGCGCTCGCCCCGTCCTTCGAAGCCGCCGCGTGCAGCGGCAGGAAGCTCAACGCCCCCAGCACGTACCACCACATGCGCGGCCAGCGCTGCCCCTCCGCCGGTTGCTGCACGTAGCCCATCCGGTCCAGGACCGGGCGGGTGATGTTGTGCCACAACCAGTCGAGCGCCTCCAGCAGCGCGCGCTGATCGCGCTGGTCCGTCGCCGCCAGGGCCGCCCGCGCCTGCTCGGCCGCCGAATCCGGGCCCGCTCCCGGCAGCGGCACCGTCATCACCCGGCCGGCGAACAAGATCAACGCATCGGAGCGGTACCGGCTCAGGTTGACCAGCACCACGGAGCCTTCGGCACCGTTGCCCGCCAGCTCGGCGAACGGCTGTAATCGCAGGTGCCCGGCGTGCGCCGGATCGGAGCGCACCTCGCGGAGCAGGTCCTCCCACGCGTCGACCAGCCGTGCGCGCAGCGCGACGCCCTCGTCCGGATCGGTCAGCGCGGGCTCACCCGGCGGCCGATCGAGCAGCCGGCGCAACCGGACCGCTTCATCGGCCAGCTCCGGGTGATCGCGGTGCAGACCGCCCAGCTCACCGCCCGCGGGCAGGAAGTCCGACAGCAGCGCGACGCGGCCGTGCTCCAGCAGTTCCACGGCGCGTTCCGGCTCGCCGTTCTCCACCGCGCACGCGGCGGCGTCCGCGGCGATCAAGGCCCAGCGCTGCTGCATCGCGGGGGAGGCCACGGCTCGCTTCGCCCGGGTGACCAGCGGCAGCAGTTCGACGGCCGAGGTGAACGACTCCACCGCCTCCGACCACCGCTGCGCGCCCGCGGCGAGCCGACCGTTCAAGCTCGCCGCCCGCAGCCGGTGGTCGGCCGGAGCCGAAGTCTGCGCCGCGGCCTCTCCGAGCACCCGCCGCGCCCAGCGGTAGAACCGGCGACGTCCGGTGCGCTGGTGCAGGGACTGCAGCGCCCGGCCCAAGTGCGTGGCGACCGCGGCCCGCTCCGGGGCGTCCGCGGCCATCGCCTCCAGCGCCCGGTCGAACCATTCGACCGCGGTCTCCAGCTCGCCGGTGCGCGTGGTGCGGCGGAACCGGTGCGCCGAGATCACTCCCAGCTGTGCCCACGCCAGGTGCTGCGCCGTCTCGGCAGCCGCGGCCGCCTGCTGGCACACCTGCTCGGCGCGGTCCAGGTCGGCTTCGTCGGCGCTGCTCTCGTAGCGGGTGAGCAGGCTCAGCGCCAGCGAGTGCAGCACCTTGCCGTTCTGCGACGACTCCACCGACGCTTCGCCGGCGGCGACCGCGGTGTCCAGCGCGTCCGACTCTGCGCCGTGCAGGAAATGCCTGCGCAGCAAGGCTCCGTACCCGGCCAGCGCGAACGGCTGCTCCGGATCGTCGGGCGCCATCCCGCGCGCGCTCGCCGAATAGGCGCGCAGCGTGCGGCGCAACGGCCCCGGCTCACCGGTGCTGTCCACGTGCTCGGTGGTGGACTCGGCGAGCAGCACCAGGGCACGCCCGAGCAGCGGATGTCCGGCGGTCAGCACGCCCAGCACGCCGACCAGCTCGCTGATCCCCGCTTCCAGGTCGGCCAGGTCCCCGGCCTGCTCGAAGCGCAACCGCAACGCGCTCGCCAGGTGGCACAGCGCGTTGCGCCGCGGCTCGCCGTCGGCCAACCCGTCGGCGCCGCGACGGAGGTGCGTGATGCCTTCGTCCAGGTCCTGCGGGGACCCGGTGCGCTGGTAGCGGCGCAGCAGCGCCGCACCGAGGTTGATCCGCAGCTCCGCGGCTTCCGCCCCGCCCCCGCGGGACGCCGCGCGTGCCGCCTCCCGGAACGCGTCGATCGACTGGTCGTCCGATCGCGGGTCCTCGGCGAGCCGGGCGTGGGTCTTCAGCGCGTTCGCCAACCGGACCAAGGTCATGATCCGGCGCGGGTCCCGGCGCGGGGTCTGCTCGGTGGCGGTGCGGGCCGCCCGCACCGATTCCTCGGCGTGCCCGACGGAACCGCTCGACGTGGCCAGCTCGGTCAGCGCCAGCGCGAGGTTGCACCGGTAGAGCACCAGGTCCGGGTCGCCCTGGTCGGCCTGCGAGGACGCATCCCGGTAGTACGTGACCGCGTCTTCCAGGTCTCCCGGCTGTCTGCTGCTCAGGTACATCAGCTGGGACGCGCTGCCCAGGTTGTTCAGCACCCCGGCGCGCGCCGGATCGCGATCGTCGAGCACTCCCGCGGTGGCGCGGAACACCTCGGTGACCCAGGGCAGCCGCGCGAAGTCGAGCGTGGAGATGATCTCGTTCATCGCCTTGATGGCGTCGGCGTAGCGCTGCTCCGGACTTTGCCGGGCCTGGGGCGATGTCGGCCCCGGATCAGCGGCTGCCTGCGTCGGCACGGCCTGCCCGCCCGTCCCGGTGAACCACGACGCTCCAGCCTCGGCGCCCTGCTGCTCCCCGGTCGAACGCGCCCGACCGTCGGCGAGCTCGTCCGGCCGACCCGCATCGTCATTCATCCCGATTCTCCTGTGGCATGCTCACACGACTATCAACGTCGCGGCGTCGCGGGACGTTTCACCGTACCGATGTTCGCGGGTACCGAATAGCCCGTGCGCCAGCGGCGATGGGCCGGTTGCCGGAGCACGCGTTCCGTGCACGATCCGCGACTCCCTGCGAGGTCAGGTGGGCGATGTTCCACTCCCGCGCCCCGCCGGACGACTCGCCCGAAGCCCGGTGGCGTGAGATGGCCGACAACGCTGGCGGCCTTCTGGATCATAGGGGAACAGTGGTCATCTTCGGGGCCGAAACCGGACGAATCCGGGTGCGGTGAGCGACCGCCCGTGCTTGTCCAGGGCTGCGCGAACACTGGCGGAAATTCGCCGAAACCACCGGTCTGTGGAGTTGTGACCAGGTATAACGACCGCTTTGTCGATCACGTCGAGTGATCGTGTCTTGCGCCACGAGGGTGATCGGAGCGTGATCTCTTGACTGTCGGCTGCGGCGGGTTCACTCTGGTCACCAACACGGGCAGGGCCTCGCGAGGTGCGGCTCCGCAGACGACTTCCGGGACGGTTCGTCGGCGGGCCCCTCGACAGGTGGCGTCGTAGCGTCTAGACTGCTACTTTGCGCTGCCCTCTTTCCGCCCTCCCCATGACGGGACGTAGGATCGTGGGCGCCATTGCACCCTTGACAGTCGTGTTAGCTGGTTGCCAACGCCTCCTGACGCGGCTGTAGCCAGTTCAGAGTCCCGGAAGGACGCATCTTGGCAGTCTCCCGCGCGACCAAGGTCTCTGCAGCTTCCAACTACACGTCGGGGATCGCTGGGGCACCCAGGCGGGTCTCGTTCGCGAACATCCGCGAACCGTTGGAAGTACCTGATCTGCTCGATCTGCAGGTCCAGTCCTTCGAATGGCTTGTCGGCAATGAGGCCTGGTTCCAGCGCCGGGTCGACGCCGGCGAAGATAGCCCAGTCGGTGGCCTGGAAGAAGTCCTCAGCGAGATCTCCCCGATCGAGGACTTCTCCGGATCGATGTCCCTGTCCTTCACTGATCCGCGCTTCGACGAGGTCAAGGCCTCGGTTGACGAGTGCAAGGACAAGGACATGACCTACGCGGCCCCGCTGTTCGTCACGGCGGAGTTCACCAACCACACCACTGGCGAGATCAAGAGCCAGACGGTGTTCATGGGTGACTTCCCGGTCATGACCAACAAGGGCACCTTCATCATCAACGGCACCGAGCGCGTCGTGGTGTCCCAGCTCGTGCGCTCGCCCGGCGTCTACTTCGACAGCTCGGTCGACAAGACGACCGACAAGGACGTCTACAGCGTCAAGATCATCCCCAGCCGCGGTGCGTGGCTGGAGTTCGACGTCGACAAGCGCGACACCGTGGGTGTCCGCATCGACCGCAAGCGCCGCCAGCCGGTCACCGTGCTGCTCAAGGCGCTGGGCTGGAGCGCCGAGGCGATCCGCGAGCGGTTCGGCTTCTCCGAGACGCTGATGGCGACCCTGGAGAAGGACCACACCGCCGGTCAGGACGAGGCGCTGCTGGACATCTACCGCAAGCTGCGTCCGGGTGAGCCCCCGACCAAGGAGAGCGCGCAGACCCTCCTGGAGAACCTGTTCTTCAAGGAGAAGCGCTACGACCTGGCCCGCGTCGGCCGCTACAAGGTCAACAAGAAACTGGGCCTGGAGCTGCCGTTCGACTCCGGCGTCCTCACCGAGGACGACATCGTCACGACGATCGAGTACCTCGTCCGGCTGCACGCCGGCGAGACCTCGATGGGCGAGGGCGACCTGGAGGTCCCGGTCGAGGTCGACGACATCGACCACTTCGGCAACCGTCGCCTGCGCACCGTCGGCGAGCTGATCCAGAACCAGGTTCGGGTCGGCCTGTCCCGCATGGAGCGCGTCGTCCGCGAGCGGATGACCACGCAGGACGTCGAAGCGATCACGCCGCAGACGCTGATCAACATCCGCCCGGTGGTGGCGGCGATCCGCGAGTTCTTCGGTACCTCGCAGCTCTCCCAGTTCATGGACCAGACCAACCCGATCGCGGGCCTGACGCACAAGCGTCGTCTCTCCGCGCTCGGACCGGGCGGTCTCTCCCGGGAGCGCGCCGGCATGGAGGTCCGCGACGTCCACCCGTCGCACTACGGCCGGATGTGTCCGATCGAGACGCCGGAAGGCCCGAACATCGGTCTGATCGGCTCGCTGGCCACCTTCGCCAGGGTCAACCCGTTCGGCTTCATCGAGACGCCGTACCGCAAGGTCGTCGACGGCCGGGTCACCGACCAGATCGACTACCTGACCGCGGACGAGGAAGACCGCTACGTCAAGGCGCAGGCGAACGCGCCGATCGACGAGGACGGCACCTTCCTCGACGAGCGCGTCCTGGGTCGCCGTAAGGGCGGCGAGGTCGAGCTGCTGGCTCCGACCGAGATCGACTACATGGACGTCTCGCCGCGGCAGATGGTCTCCGCCGCGACCGCGATGATCCCGTTCCTCGAGCACGACGACGCGAACCGCGCCCTGATGGGTGCGAACATGCAGCGTCAGGCGGTGCCGCTGCTGCGCAGCGAGTCGCCGCTGGTCGGCACCGGCATGGAGCTCCGCGCCGCCGTCGACGCCGGGGACGTGGTGACCGCCGACAAGGCGGGCGTCATCGAAGAGCTCTGCGCCGACTACGTGACGGTGATGGCCGACGACGGCACCCGGCACACCTACCGGCTGCAGAAGTTCAACCGCTCGAACCACGGCACCTGCACCAACCAGAAGCCGATCGTGAACGAAGGCGATCGCGTCGAGGTCGGTCAGGTCATCGCGGACGGGCCGTGCACCCAGAACGGCGAGATGGCGCTGGGCAAGAACCTGCGCGTGGCCATCATGCCGTGGGAGGGGCACAACTACGAAGACGCGATCATCCTGTCCCAGCGCCTGGTGCAGGACGACGTGCTCACCTCGATCCACATCGAGGAGCACGAGGTCGACGCTCGCGACACCAAGCTGGGCGCCGAGGAGATCACCCGGGACATCCCGAACGTCTCCGAGGACGTGCTGGCCGACCTCGACGAGCGCGGCATCATCCGGATCGGCGCCGAGGTGCAGGGCGGCGACATCCTCGTCGGCAAGGTCACGCCCAAGGGCGAGACCGAGCTGACCCCGGAGGAGCGGCTGCTGCGCGCGATCTTCGGCGAGAAGGCGCGCGAAGTGCGCGACACCTCGCTGAAGGTGCCGCACGGCGAGACCGGCAAGGTCATCGGCGTGCGCGTGTTCAACCGCGACGAGGACGACGAGCTGCCCCCGGGCGTCAACGAGCTCGTGCGGGTCTACGTGGCGCAGAAGCGCAAGATCCAGGACGGCGACAAGCTCGCCGGCCGGCACGGCAACAAGGGCGTCATCGGCAAGATCCTGCCGATCGAGGACATGCCGTTCACCGAGGACGGCGCCCCGGTCGACATCATCCTGAACACCCACGGTGTTCCGCGACGGATGAACATCGGCCAGGTGCTGGAGACCCACCTCGGGTGGATCGCCTCGCAGGGCTGGTCCATCGACGGGGACCCGGACTGGGCGAAGCGGCTGCCGTCGGACCTCTACGAGGTCGAGGCCGGCACCAACACCGCCAGCCCCGTCTTCGACGGTGCCCGTGAGGAAGAGATCACCGGCCTGCTCGGCTCGACCCTGCCGAACCGCGATGGTGAGCGCATGGTCAAGGCGAACGGCAAGGCGCAGCTGTTCGACGGGCGCAGCGGTGAGCCGTACCCGTACCCGGTGGCCCTCGGCTACATGTACATCCTGAAGCTGTCGCACCTGGTGGACGACAAGATCCACGCCCGGTCGACCGGCCCGTACTCGATGATCACCCAGCAGCCGCTGGGCGGTAAGGCGCAGTTCGGTGGCCAGCGCTTCGGTGAGATGGAGTGCTGGGCCATGCAGGCCTACGGCGCCGCGTACACCTTGCAGGAACTGCTGACGATCAAGTCCGACGACGTCATCGGTCGCGTGAAGGTCTACGAGGCGATCGTCAAGGGCGAGAACATCCCCGACCCTGGTATTCCGGAGTCGTTCAAGGTGCTCCTCAAGGAGCTGCAGTCGCTGTGCCTGAACGTCGAGGTCCTCTCGACCGACGGTGCCGCCATCGAGATGCGCGACGGGGACGACGAGGACTTGGAGCGTGCCGCGGCGAACCTCGGCATCAACCTGTCCCGCAACGAGTCGCCTTCGGTGGACGACGTCGTTCAGTGACTTCGCCGCCGGTCCGCGGGCATGTGCCTGCCCGCGGACCGGCCATCGACCCAACCTGGCATTCCCGGCCGGTAGCCGGCCGGACCTTTCGACTAAGGGAGAAGACCCGACGTGCTGGACGTCAACTTCTTCGATGAACTCCGCATCGGCCTCGCCACGGCCGACGACATCCGCCAGTGGTCGTTCGGCGAGGTCAAGAAGCCCGAGACGATCAACTACCGAACCCTGAAGCCGGAGAAGGACGGGCTCTTCTGCGAGAAGATCTTCGGTCCGACCCGCGACTGGGAATGCTACTGCGGCAAGTACAAGCGGGTCCGCTTCAAGGGCATCATCTGTGAGCGCTGCGGCGTCGAGGTGACCCGGGCCAAGGTGCGCCGTGAGCGGATGGGGCACATCGAGCTCGCCGCTTCGGTGACCCACATCTGGTACTTCAAGGGCGTTCCGAGCCGGCTCGGCTACTTGCTGGACCTTGCTCCCAAGGACCTCGAGAAGATCATTTACTTCGCCGCGTACGTGATCACTTCGGTGAACACCGAGATGCGGCACAACGACCTGTCGACCCTCGAGAACGAGATGACGGTCGAGCGCAAGCGGGTCTCCGACCAGCGGGACGCGGACCTCGAGGCCCGTGCCCAGAAGCTGGAAGCCGACCTGGCCGAGCTCGAGGCCGAGGGCGCGAAGAGCGATGTGCGGCGGAAGGTCAAGGAGGGCGGCGAGCGCGAGATGCGCCAGCTGCGCGACCGTTCGCAGCGCGACATCGACAAGCTCGACGAGATCTGGGAGACCTTCACCAAGCTGGAGCCCCGTCAGCTGATCTCGGACGAGATGCTCTACCGCGAGCTCTACGACCGCTACGGCGAGTACTTCACCGGCGGCATGGGTGCCGAGTCCATCCAGGCGCTGCTGCAGGACTTCGACATCGGCGCCGAGGCCGAGCTGCTGCGCGAGACGATCCGCTCCGGCAAGGGGCAGAAGAAGCTCCGCGCCCTCAAGCGGCTCAAGGTCGTCGCGGCGTTCCAGGCCACCGGGAACAACCCCGGCGGCATGGTGCTCAACTGCGTGCCGGTGATCCCGCCGGACCTGCGTCCGATGGTCCAGCTCGACGGTGGCCGGTTCGCCACCTCGGACCTCAACGACCTGTACCGCCGGGTCATCAACCGCAACAACCGCCTCAAGCGACTGATCGACCTCGGTGCGCCCGAGATCATCGTCAACAACGAGAAGCGGATGCTGCAGGAGTCCGTGGACGCGCTGTTCGACAACGGCCGTCGCGGACGTCCGGTGACCGGCCCGGGCAACCGGCCGCTGAAGTCGCTGTCCGACCTGCTCAAGGGCAAGCAGGGCCGGTTCCGCCAGAACCTGCTCGGCAAGCGCGTCGACTACTCCGGCCGTTCGGTCATCGTCGTCGGCCCGCAGCTGAAGCTGCACCAGTGCGGTCTGCCGAAGGAGATGGCGGTCGAGCTGTTCAAGCCGTTCGTGATGAAGCGGCTGGTCGACCTCAACCACGCGCAGAACATCAAGTCCGCGAAGCGGATGGTCGAGCGCCAGCGCCCGCAGGTGTGGGACGTGCTGGAAGAGGTCATCGCCGAGCACCCGGTGCTGCTCAACCGTGCTCCCACGCTGCACCGGCTGGGCATCCAGGCCTTCGAGCCGCAGCTGGTCGAGGGCAAGGCCATCCAGCTGCACCCGCTGGTGTGCGAGGCGTTCAACGCCGACTTCGACGGTGACCAGATGGCGGTGCACCTGCCGCTGTCGGCGGAGGCGCAGTCCGAGGCCCGGATCTTGATGCTCTCGAGCAACAACATCCTCTCGCCCGCCTCGGGTCGTCCGCTGGCGATGCCGCGACTGGACATGGTCACCGGCCTGTACCACCTGACCAGGCTGGTCGACGGTGCCACCGGTGAGGGCCAGGCGTACTCCTCGGTCGGCGAGGCCATCATGGCCTTCGACCGCGGCAGCCTGTCGCTGCAGGCGAAGATCCGGATCCGGTTGCGCGACGTGGTGCCCGCCAAGGAGGCCACGCCGGAGGACTGGGAGCCGGGCAAGCCGTGGCTGGCCGACACCACGCTGGGCCGGGTGTTCTTCAACGAGCTGCTGCCCGAGGACTACCCGTTCGTCAACGACCTGCTGCCGAAGAAGCGGCAGGCGGCGATCGTGAACGACCTCGCCGAGCGGTACCCGATGGTCGCGGTCGCCCAGACCCTGGACCGGCTCAAGGACGCCGGCTTCCACTGGGCCACCCGTTCCGGTGTGACCGTGTCGATCTCCGACGTCGTCGTGCCGCCGCAGAAGAGCGAGATCCTCGACTCCTACGAGCAGCGCGCCGAGCAGGTGGAGAAGCGCTACCGCCGTGGTGCGCTGTCCTACCAGGAGCGCAACGCGGAGCTGGTCAAGGTCTGGACGGCGGCCAAGGACGAGGTCGCCGAGGCCATGGAGAAGAACTTCCCCGAGGACAACTCGATCAGCATGATCGTGAAGTCCGGGGCGGCGGGCAACATGACCCAGGTCGTGCAGCTCGCCGGCATGCGTGGCCTGGTGTCGAACCCGAAGGGCGAGTACATCCCGCGCCCGATCAAGGCGAACTACCGCGAAGGCCTGTCCGTGCTGGAGTACTTCATCTCCAACCACGGTGCCCGCAAGGGTCTGGCCGACACGGCGCTGCGCACCGCCGACTCGGGTTACCTGACCCGTCGTCTGGTGGACGTCTCGCAGGACGTCATCGTCCGCGAGACCGACTGCGGCACCGAGCGCGGCATCAAGATGCCGATCGCCGAGGTGCTGCCGGACGGCACGGTGCTGCGCGACGCGCACGTCGAGACCAGCATCTACGCCCGCACCACGGCCGAGGACGTCACGGACTCGGACGGCAACATCGTGCTGGCCCGCGGTTCCGACCTCGGTGACCCGGCGATCGAGAAGCTGCTCGGCGCCAAGGTTTCCAAGGTCAAGGTCCGCAGCGTCCTGACCTGCGAGTCCGGCGTCGGCGTGTGCGCGGTCTGCTACGGCCGCTCGATGGCCACCGGCAAGCTGGTGGACGTCGGCGAGGCCGTCGGCATCGTCGCCGCCCAGTCCATCGGTGAGCCCGGTACGCAGCTGACGATGCGTACGTTCCACCAGGGCGGTGTCGCCGGTGACGACATCACCACCGGTCTTCCGCGTGTCACGGAGCTGTTCGAAGCTCGGGTCCCGAAGGGCAAGGCGCCCATCGCCGACGCCCCCGGACGGATCCGGATGGAGGACAACGACCGGTACTGGAAGATCACGGTCATCCCGGACGACGGCAGCGAAGAGATCGTCTACGACAAGCTGTCCAAGCGGCAGCGGCTCGCGGTCATCTCGGTGGACGGCACCGAACGGCAGATCGCGGACGGCGACCACGTGGACGTCGGCCAGCAGCTGCTGGAAGGTGCGGTCGACCCGCACGAGGTGCTGCGCGTGA
This window of the Saccharopolyspora gloriosae genome carries:
- a CDS encoding MCE family protein, whose product is MLTRKTRLQIVAFLAIALVGIGYAGARYAGLDRLLGPRGYVVTMNLADSGGIFDNAEVTYRGVPIGRVGEMKLTSGGIEVPLDIEAGHKRIPSDVDAVVTNRSAVGEQYVDLRPRKDGGPFLKDGSVINRAATSTPLPVEDLMTNLDDFAKSVPEDSLRTVVNELGTAFRDNGGNLQRVLDTTREFTTEAQQHLPQTRQLLEDGTTVLATQNEQGSAIRSYSSDLKLLAEQLRTSDPDLRNLIKKAPPAARQVSGLLNETGPQLGTLITNLTSTTDLLAANNDGIEQLMVTYPMVSAGGYSVVPGDGTAHFGLALNIFDPLPCTAGYEGTDKRAGNDLAPTPLNTDAHCAEPPGSPINVRGAQNAPGQ
- a CDS encoding CHAT domain-containing protein — protein: MNDDAGRPDELADGRARSTGEQQGAEAGASWFTGTGGQAVPTQAAADPGPTSPQARQSPEQRYADAIKAMNEIISTLDFARLPWVTEVFRATAGVLDDRDPARAGVLNNLGSASQLMYLSSRQPGDLEDAVTYYRDASSQADQGDPDLVLYRCNLALALTELATSSGSVGHAEESVRAARTATEQTPRRDPRRIMTLVRLANALKTHARLAEDPRSDDQSIDAFREAARAASRGGGAEAAELRINLGAALLRRYQRTGSPQDLDEGITHLRRGADGLADGEPRRNALCHLASALRLRFEQAGDLADLEAGISELVGVLGVLTAGHPLLGRALVLLAESTTEHVDSTGEPGPLRRTLRAYSASARGMAPDDPEQPFALAGYGALLRRHFLHGAESDALDTAVAAGEASVESSQNGKVLHSLALSLLTRYESSADEADLDRAEQVCQQAAAAAETAQHLAWAQLGVISAHRFRRTTRTGELETAVEWFDRALEAMAADAPERAAVATHLGRALQSLHQRTGRRRFYRWARRVLGEAAAQTSAPADHRLRAASLNGRLAAGAQRWSEAVESFTSAVELLPLVTRAKRAVASPAMQQRWALIAADAAACAVENGEPERAVELLEHGRVALLSDFLPAGGELGGLHRDHPELADEAVRLRRLLDRPPGEPALTDPDEGVALRARLVDAWEDLLREVRSDPAHAGHLRLQPFAELAGNGAEGSVVLVNLSRYRSDALILFAGRVMTVPLPGAGPDSAAEQARAALAATDQRDQRALLEALDWLWHNITRPVLDRMGYVQQPAEGQRWPRMWWYVLGALSFLPLHAAASKDGASALDRVVSSYAPSLSTLNDTRRRPVPDGGRALVAADSLEPGARELPRENQILARYWPDAEVLSPRSTSAVEVQQLLPDTAWVHVCEPSAQYPGQPAAGLVLDREPPQRGLGVVELGQLGLHQVEFGYLGRCSTFVDAPSAAAVPLASALGFAGFAHVIGTLWEVDEDCAVDVHSEVYEAVFGSEEFDTGRAAHALHDAARRLRADFPEAPSRWSAHLHVGP
- the rpoB gene encoding DNA-directed RNA polymerase subunit beta — translated: MAVSRATKVSAASNYTSGIAGAPRRVSFANIREPLEVPDLLDLQVQSFEWLVGNEAWFQRRVDAGEDSPVGGLEEVLSEISPIEDFSGSMSLSFTDPRFDEVKASVDECKDKDMTYAAPLFVTAEFTNHTTGEIKSQTVFMGDFPVMTNKGTFIINGTERVVVSQLVRSPGVYFDSSVDKTTDKDVYSVKIIPSRGAWLEFDVDKRDTVGVRIDRKRRQPVTVLLKALGWSAEAIRERFGFSETLMATLEKDHTAGQDEALLDIYRKLRPGEPPTKESAQTLLENLFFKEKRYDLARVGRYKVNKKLGLELPFDSGVLTEDDIVTTIEYLVRLHAGETSMGEGDLEVPVEVDDIDHFGNRRLRTVGELIQNQVRVGLSRMERVVRERMTTQDVEAITPQTLINIRPVVAAIREFFGTSQLSQFMDQTNPIAGLTHKRRLSALGPGGLSRERAGMEVRDVHPSHYGRMCPIETPEGPNIGLIGSLATFARVNPFGFIETPYRKVVDGRVTDQIDYLTADEEDRYVKAQANAPIDEDGTFLDERVLGRRKGGEVELLAPTEIDYMDVSPRQMVSAATAMIPFLEHDDANRALMGANMQRQAVPLLRSESPLVGTGMELRAAVDAGDVVTADKAGVIEELCADYVTVMADDGTRHTYRLQKFNRSNHGTCTNQKPIVNEGDRVEVGQVIADGPCTQNGEMALGKNLRVAIMPWEGHNYEDAIILSQRLVQDDVLTSIHIEEHEVDARDTKLGAEEITRDIPNVSEDVLADLDERGIIRIGAEVQGGDILVGKVTPKGETELTPEERLLRAIFGEKAREVRDTSLKVPHGETGKVIGVRVFNRDEDDELPPGVNELVRVYVAQKRKIQDGDKLAGRHGNKGVIGKILPIEDMPFTEDGAPVDIILNTHGVPRRMNIGQVLETHLGWIASQGWSIDGDPDWAKRLPSDLYEVEAGTNTASPVFDGAREEEITGLLGSTLPNRDGERMVKANGKAQLFDGRSGEPYPYPVALGYMYILKLSHLVDDKIHARSTGPYSMITQQPLGGKAQFGGQRFGEMECWAMQAYGAAYTLQELLTIKSDDVIGRVKVYEAIVKGENIPDPGIPESFKVLLKELQSLCLNVEVLSTDGAAIEMRDGDDEDLERAAANLGINLSRNESPSVDDVVQ